In Mucilaginibacter celer, one DNA window encodes the following:
- the istA gene encoding IS21 family transposase, producing MSKIRQILRMYSQGRSKLSIAAQSGVSRNTAKKYLVAFDASGFTFEEINTLNDKELEDFFGKSSERPPDKRMVALQRCFPQIDKELKRVGMNRRILWEAYIKEFPDGFKYTQFCFYYNQWKARVNPTMHLDHKAGDKLYVDFAGEKLSITDKDTGEVIEAEVFVAILGASQLTYVEAVLSQQKEDFIAACENALHFYGGVPAAIVPDNLKAAVTKSNRYEPTLNETFADFADHYGTTILPARAYRPRDKALVEGAVKIVYSRIYAPVRKEAYHTLAELNTAVKAALEAHNSQPLKGRNYSRKLQFEEIERQALSPLPALRYEFKRQHQATVMKNGHVCLGIDKHYYSVPYRFIGRKVKLLYSRTNVEVYYHYERIAMHRRIKSPYSYTTDKDHLASTHRFMTEWTPDKFLEWAASIHEDVRLYILKILDRKQHPEQAYRSCIGILSLARKAGNERLASACRRALGYGVYNYKTIQQILENKMDSYEDSLFADELPMPSHDNIRGENYYK from the coding sequence ATGAGTAAGATAAGACAGATCCTAAGGATGTACAGCCAGGGCCGCAGCAAGCTATCGATAGCGGCCCAGTCCGGCGTGTCACGCAATACCGCAAAGAAGTACCTTGTTGCGTTCGATGCCAGCGGCTTTACGTTCGAAGAGATCAATACCCTTAATGATAAAGAGCTGGAGGACTTCTTTGGCAAAAGCAGTGAACGCCCCCCGGACAAGCGCATGGTGGCCCTGCAGCGCTGTTTCCCGCAGATAGATAAAGAGTTAAAGCGTGTCGGCATGAACCGCCGCATCCTGTGGGAAGCTTATATCAAAGAGTTCCCTGACGGGTTCAAGTACACCCAGTTCTGCTTTTATTACAACCAGTGGAAAGCCCGCGTGAACCCCACGATGCACCTGGATCATAAAGCCGGTGATAAGCTGTATGTGGACTTTGCCGGTGAAAAGCTAAGCATAACGGACAAGGATACCGGTGAGGTCATCGAGGCCGAGGTGTTCGTTGCTATCCTTGGTGCCAGTCAGCTAACTTACGTAGAAGCTGTGCTGAGCCAGCAGAAAGAAGACTTTATAGCAGCCTGCGAGAATGCCCTGCACTTTTATGGCGGCGTACCTGCCGCCATCGTTCCCGACAACCTGAAGGCTGCCGTTACCAAAAGCAACCGCTATGAGCCAACACTGAACGAGACCTTTGCCGACTTTGCCGACCATTACGGAACGACCATCTTACCAGCGAGGGCGTACCGCCCTCGCGACAAAGCACTGGTAGAAGGAGCTGTTAAGATCGTTTACAGCCGTATCTACGCACCTGTTCGCAAAGAGGCCTATCATACCCTTGCAGAACTGAACACAGCGGTCAAAGCCGCTTTAGAAGCACATAACAGCCAGCCGCTGAAAGGCCGCAATTACAGCAGAAAGCTCCAGTTCGAGGAGATAGAACGCCAGGCTCTCTCGCCATTACCGGCATTACGTTATGAGTTCAAACGGCAGCACCAGGCCACCGTAATGAAGAACGGGCATGTTTGTCTTGGTATCGACAAACACTACTACAGCGTACCGTACCGCTTCATCGGCAGGAAGGTCAAACTGCTGTATTCCCGCACCAACGTAGAGGTCTATTACCACTACGAACGCATTGCCATGCACAGGCGTATCAAAAGCCCTTACAGCTATACTACGGATAAAGACCACCTGGCTTCGACACACCGCTTTATGACCGAATGGACACCAGATAAGTTCCTGGAATGGGCGGCATCCATTCATGAGGATGTGAGGCTTTACATCCTGAAGATACTGGACCGGAAGCAACACCCGGAACAAGCTTACCGCTCCTGTATCGGTATCCTCAGCCTGGCGCGTAAGGCAGGTAACGAAAGGCTGGCCAGCGCTTGCAGGCGTGCACTCGGTTATGGCGTTTATAACTACAAGACCATACAGCAGATACTGGAGAACAAGATGGACAGCTACGAGGATAGCTTATTTGCTGACGAACTGCCTATGCCCAGCCATGACAATATCCGTGGAGAGAACTACTATAAATAA